A window from Persephonella sp. encodes these proteins:
- a CDS encoding trimeric intracellular cation channel family protein encodes MNMIGLIAFAVMGSFKALREGLDLFGITVLGVLTALGGGITRDLLVNNIPNALTSYSDFAFALIGVWLAIVLYRVFQKDISNRYFILIPDAIGLSAFTTTGAMIAYNADVSFFGIVILATLTGIGGGIISDALLGKIPVVLKDDFYASCAIIGAVAFYISVKSGLSLNSSAIICSLSVLMIRVLAILYKWKLPRFS; translated from the coding sequence ATGAATATGATAGGGCTTATAGCTTTTGCAGTTATGGGTTCTTTTAAAGCATTAAGGGAAGGGCTTGACCTATTTGGTATAACAGTCCTTGGAGTTTTAACTGCTCTGGGAGGTGGAATAACAAGGGATTTACTGGTTAATAATATTCCAAATGCTCTCACTTCTTATTCAGATTTTGCCTTTGCCCTTATCGGAGTATGGCTTGCCATAGTTTTATATCGAGTTTTCCAAAAAGATATAAGTAATCGCTATTTTATACTTATTCCAGATGCTATAGGTCTATCTGCATTTACCACTACAGGTGCAATGATTGCTTATAATGCCGATGTTTCATTTTTTGGTATTGTTATTCTTGCAACTCTAACAGGAATAGGCGGTGGAATTATTAGTGATGCTTTACTTGGTAAAATTCCGGTGGTTCTAAAAGATGATTTTTATGCTTCCTGTGCAATTATCGGAGCAGTTGCATTTTATATTTCCGTAAAATCAGGTCTTAGTCTTAACAGTTCTGCTATTATCTGTAGCTTATCAGTCCTGATGATTAGAGTTCTTGCTATACTTTATAAGTGGAAGTTGCCAAGGTTTTCTTAA
- a CDS encoding type II secretion system F family protein — MQTYLVEVVDREGNKQRKIFSVETEDEIFRSLEFAGLFPVKIKKLPSFVRYLNPKKILYRIKPQEIIETLENLHLIVKSGIPVIQGLMDLAEDSDNPALKELLQDMAYKVQAGYSLSRAFESHPEVFSPVIVSLIKIGEETGNLEKTLKDAAEHLKKIQDIKAKTKQALIYPSFAFFSVLGALIFWLVYVLPKIIDAFKEFNVQLPATTIFIMYLSEYTRKYLWVVIVLLIIGFILLKILRNKNEKVRYQTDKLLLKTPVFGIIIINFNYAFFAEYLRLMIIAGVPLYQALHIMEGAIKNMVFKTAIKNTREKIEIGKPFSESLKEEGVFSPVITRMIAIGEQAGQLDEQLNYISNYYYNKVDYLAQNIAKMIEPIVIGIVGAFMLVIMLGLIGPIYDLISQISKM, encoded by the coding sequence ATGCAAACATATCTGGTAGAGGTAGTAGATAGAGAAGGAAATAAGCAGAGAAAAATATTTTCCGTTGAAACAGAAGATGAGATATTCCGTTCCCTTGAGTTTGCAGGTTTATTTCCGGTAAAAATAAAAAAACTTCCTTCATTTGTTAGATACCTTAATCCCAAGAAAATTCTTTATAGAATAAAACCTCAGGAGATTATAGAAACCCTTGAAAACCTTCATCTTATTGTAAAATCAGGAATTCCTGTTATTCAGGGATTGATGGATTTGGCAGAAGATTCTGATAATCCGGCTTTAAAAGAGCTTTTACAGGATATGGCTTATAAAGTTCAGGCTGGATACTCACTTTCACGGGCTTTTGAGTCCCATCCGGAAGTTTTTTCTCCTGTGATTGTTTCCTTAATAAAAATCGGAGAAGAAACAGGTAATCTTGAAAAAACTTTAAAAGATGCAGCAGAGCATCTGAAAAAGATTCAGGATATAAAAGCAAAAACAAAACAGGCATTGATTTATCCATCATTTGCATTTTTTAGTGTTCTCGGTGCTTTAATATTCTGGCTTGTATATGTTTTACCTAAAATAATTGATGCTTTTAAAGAATTTAATGTCCAGCTGCCGGCCACTACAATTTTTATTATGTATTTATCCGAATATACAAGGAAATATCTGTGGGTCGTGATAGTCCTGCTAATTATTGGCTTTATTTTGTTAAAAATACTCAGAAATAAAAATGAAAAAGTAAGATATCAGACAGATAAGCTTTTACTAAAAACTCCCGTGTTTGGAATCATAATAATAAACTTTAATTACGCATTTTTTGCCGAATATCTAAGACTTATGATAATTGCAGGAGTGCCACTTTATCAGGCGCTTCACATTATGGAAGGTGCCATTAAAAATATGGTTTTTAAAACTGCCATAAAAAACACCCGTGAAAAAATAGAGATTGGTAAACCATTTTCCGAGTCTTTGAAAGAGGAAGGAGTTTTTTCCCCTGTTATTACAAGGATGATAGCTATAGGAGAGCAAGCAGGTCAGTTGGACGAACAGCTGAATTACATCTCAAATTATTATTACAATAAGGTAGATTATCTGGCACAAAATATAGCAAAAATGATAGAGCCTATAGTGATAGGTATCGTAGGAGCATTTATGCTTGTGATTATGCTTGGGCTTATTGGTCCTATATATGACCTTATTTCTCAAATATCAAAGATGTAA
- a CDS encoding ubiquinone/menaquinone biosynthesis methyltransferase, producing MGIKIKKVRKTFDAIADRYILANHLLSFGQDICWRKKMCEKVSKHLKEKNLILDIATGTGENFKYCPSIFKSKIGLDPARNMLIKAKERFPDVMFIEGVAEELPLKDNTADLILVSFGVRNFEDRQKAFKEFNRVLKKDGIVAILEFFPMENGTLLNKAAAFYIYKVLPYFGGLITGNFDAYKYLSISIKNFIAPEIMKLELEQNNLKVVEKEKIFPDVYIFVAKKE from the coding sequence ATGGGAATTAAGATAAAAAAAGTCCGAAAGACATTCGATGCAATAGCTGATAGATATATACTGGCAAATCATCTTCTTAGCTTTGGTCAGGATATATGCTGGCGAAAAAAGATGTGTGAAAAAGTATCAAAACATCTAAAAGAAAAAAATCTTATTTTAGATATAGCAACAGGAACTGGAGAAAATTTTAAATACTGCCCTTCTATCTTCAAATCAAAAATTGGCCTTGACCCTGCAAGAAATATGCTAATAAAAGCAAAGGAAAGATTTCCAGATGTTATGTTTATTGAAGGAGTTGCTGAAGAACTTCCTTTAAAGGACAATACTGCTGATTTAATTCTTGTGTCGTTTGGTGTAAGGAACTTTGAAGACAGACAAAAAGCCTTCAAAGAGTTCAACAGGGTTCTAAAAAAAGATGGAATTGTTGCTATTCTTGAATTTTTCCCTATGGAAAATGGAACATTACTAAACAAAGCAGCTGCATTTTATATATACAAAGTCTTACCATATTTTGGAGGACTTATAACCGGAAATTTTGATGCTTATAAATACTTATCTATCTCAATAAAAAATTTTATTGCACCTGAAATAATGAAACTTGAACTGGAACAAAACAATCTTAAAGTTGTAGAAAAAGAAAAAATATTTCCTGATGTTTATATCTTTGTGGCAAAGAAAGAATAA
- the sfsA gene encoding DNA/RNA nuclease SfsA has protein sequence MKLFDLKSLGKLERAKFRERPNRFVGLCNINGDIKRCHIADSGRLKEILTKGRELLVVKNPSGMKTDYKVIAAKMEDGWILLNTSFHSKIGKKAIEKGVLGFVPKKIRSEVKFGSSRLDYLIDDKVFVELKGSNLLIDGKCLFPDAHTSRGKRHVEELIEAVEKGYEAIILFMLLRRCKCFEPNSRLDPDFADAFHKALERGVRFVAFQVEIDNEFNINLKENIPLCKR, from the coding sequence ATGAAGCTGTTTGACCTGAAAAGTCTGGGAAAACTGGAAAGGGCAAAGTTCAGAGAGAGGCCTAATAGATTTGTTGGCTTGTGTAATATTAACGGAGATATCAAAAGATGTCATATAGCCGATTCAGGTAGATTAAAGGAAATTCTTACAAAAGGCAGAGAACTACTTGTGGTCAAAAATCCTTCGGGAATGAAAACGGACTATAAGGTGATAGCTGCAAAAATGGAAGATGGCTGGATTTTACTAAATACATCTTTTCATTCAAAAATAGGGAAAAAAGCCATAGAAAAAGGAGTTTTGGGATTTGTCCCTAAAAAAATAAGATCAGAAGTAAAGTTTGGCAGTAGCCGTCTTGATTATCTGATAGATGACAAAGTATTTGTTGAGTTAAAAGGAAGTAATTTACTTATTGATGGAAAGTGTTTATTTCCTGATGCACATACTTCCAGAGGAAAAAGGCATGTTGAAGAGCTAATAGAAGCAGTAGAAAAAGGATATGAAGCCATTATTTTGTTTATGCTTCTAAGAAGATGTAAATGTTTTGAACCTAATAGCAGATTAGACCCTGATTTTGCTGATGCTTTTCATAAAGCACTTGAAAGGGGTGTTAGATTTGTAGCTTTTCAGGTAGAAATAGATAATGAATTTAATATCAATTTAAAGGAAAATATTCCCCTCTGTAAGAGGTAA
- a CDS encoding YgaP-like transmembrane domain: protein MSKSAVRAQRAVMGTLLLIAMVLMAIGYDWGKYIVYFIIFMLYLSAATGFCPSDAIFEKLFGKRQDNI from the coding sequence ATGTCAAAATCAGCAGTAAGGGCTCAAAGGGCTGTAATGGGAACACTTCTCCTGATAGCAATGGTTTTAATGGCTATAGGATACGACTGGGGTAAGTATATTGTTTATTTCATAATATTTATGCTTTATTTATCTGCAGCAACAGGATTTTGTCCATCTGATGCAATATTTGAAAAATTGTTCGGAAAAAGACAGGATAATATTTAA
- a CDS encoding DNA repair exonuclease, with protein sequence MKFVHISDTHLGYHQYGLQERAQDFYDVFDEAVDFAIDKKVDFVIHTGDFFHSSRPSNQVILQGINILQKLKNAGIPIFVISGNHDRGSQVRDVSPLKILEPSGLRLIDNGVTEYDGIFFAGLKYISKAGLKQIGGSIKPIFEKYLENMGNGFKILMLHQEFQPFFPSSNLYLKNEIPEGFDYVGIGHYHIPQMPAVVNGATVVQPGSTEFTAYNEKEEEAGKGFYYVEVDGKEIKPQFIKLSRKRPFLYYKFSEENIEELAKQIKEDIEKLEGGKKPVVVFKGFLKELTYKDIYKYLSTEGISEEEGSILHLHFNLTREVTEDEGLTVIETSTEKINQELKRLIGDNELFESVVETLNFLRTFDNIDEIKKYLKENPDAIDI encoded by the coding sequence ATGAAGTTTGTTCATATATCTGATACACATCTTGGTTATCATCAATACGGGCTGCAGGAAAGGGCACAGGATTTTTATGACGTTTTTGATGAGGCTGTAGATTTTGCAATAGATAAAAAAGTGGATTTTGTAATTCATACAGGGGATTTTTTCCATTCCTCCCGTCCCTCTAATCAGGTAATATTGCAGGGGATAAATATCCTCCAAAAGCTGAAAAATGCAGGTATTCCTATTTTTGTCATATCAGGAAATCATGATAGGGGCAGTCAGGTAAGGGATGTATCCCCTTTAAAAATTCTTGAGCCCTCAGGGTTAAGACTGATAGATAACGGGGTTACCGAATATGATGGGATATTCTTTGCAGGATTGAAGTATATCTCAAAGGCAGGTCTCAAACAGATAGGTGGAAGTATCAAACCTATTTTTGAAAAGTATCTGGAAAATATGGGAAATGGTTTTAAAATCCTGATGCTACATCAGGAATTTCAGCCATTTTTCCCTTCCTCAAACCTATATTTAAAAAACGAAATTCCTGAAGGCTTTGATTATGTAGGAATAGGCCATTATCATATTCCCCAGATGCCTGCAGTTGTTAACGGTGCAACCGTTGTGCAGCCCGGTTCCACTGAGTTCACAGCTTACAATGAGAAAGAGGAAGAAGCAGGAAAAGGTTTTTATTATGTTGAGGTTGATGGTAAAGAGATAAAGCCTCAGTTTATAAAACTCAGCAGAAAAAGGCCATTTTTGTATTACAAATTTTCTGAAGAAAATATAGAAGAACTGGCAAAACAGATTAAAGAGGATATAGAGAAGTTAGAAGGTGGCAAAAAACCTGTTGTTGTTTTTAAAGGGTTTCTAAAGGAACTTACCTATAAGGACATATACAAATATCTTTCTACTGAAGGCATATCAGAAGAGGAAGGCAGTATACTCCACCTGCATTTTAATCTCACAAGGGAAGTAACCGAGGATGAAGGTTTAACTGTAATTGAGACTTCAACTGAAAAGATTAATCAAGAACTTAAAAGGCTTATCGGAGATAATGAGCTTTTTGAATCTGTTGTTGAGACTTTAAATTTCCTGAGAACATTTGACAATATTGATGAAATCAAAAAATATCTTAAAGAAAATCCGGATGCTATAGATATTTAA
- a CDS encoding DnaJ C-terminal domain-containing protein, with protein sequence MNLYQLLGVARDATPEEIKKAFREKARKYHPDINPEYAEIFKQITHAYDILSDPIKRKKYDESLYKLEKKDFGSLIGEALAQFLGFHSKPQRGEDIKLKIKISIKEGFHGTEKTIRYQRKVKCTTCNGSGITSESRIENCEKCGGKGRIRKAFLELPCINCFGRGIVIKNPCPLCKGEGRVSKFEQKTIYIPAGITDKQTLLVEKAGNEGLNNGETGDLYLKINFDKKDKFKLKGLDVFTELKIDKKTLIDSPYIYIEDLEGNKLKIPLEIKEIKPIKFRIKNKGYKKSNGKRGDLVIKIIPV encoded by the coding sequence ATGAACCTGTATCAGCTTTTAGGGGTGGCCAGAGATGCCACCCCGGAAGAAATAAAAAAGGCTTTCAGGGAAAAAGCCAGAAAATATCATCCAGACATAAATCCTGAATACGCGGAGATCTTTAAACAGATAACCCACGCTTACGATATTCTCTCCGACCCAATAAAAAGAAAAAAATATGATGAAAGTCTTTATAAACTTGAAAAAAAAGATTTTGGAAGCTTAATAGGAGAAGCCCTTGCCCAGTTTTTAGGTTTTCATTCGAAGCCTCAGCGGGGAGAGGATATAAAACTAAAAATCAAAATATCAATAAAAGAAGGCTTTCATGGAACCGAAAAAACAATCCGTTATCAAAGAAAGGTAAAATGCACCACTTGTAATGGCTCTGGAATCACCTCAGAATCCAGAATAGAAAATTGCGAAAAATGCGGCGGTAAAGGAAGAATAAGAAAAGCATTTTTAGAACTACCCTGTATCAACTGCTTTGGTAGAGGAATAGTAATTAAAAATCCCTGCCCATTATGTAAAGGAGAAGGAAGAGTCTCAAAATTTGAACAAAAAACAATTTATATACCTGCAGGTATAACAGATAAACAAACATTGTTAGTTGAGAAAGCTGGAAATGAAGGCCTAAACAACGGAGAAACAGGAGACCTTTATCTGAAAATAAATTTTGATAAAAAAGACAAGTTCAAGTTAAAAGGATTAGATGTTTTCACAGAATTAAAAATAGATAAAAAAACCCTTATAGACAGTCCATACATATATATTGAGGACTTAGAAGGAAATAAGCTAAAAATTCCCCTTGAAATAAAAGAGATAAAGCCTATTAAGTTCAGGATAAAAAACAAAGGATATAAAAAATCAAATGGAAAAAGAGGGGATTTAGTCATAAAAATCATTCCTGTTTGA
- a CDS encoding tetratricopeptide repeat protein: protein MVLRIFLILLTVSTVAFGVTKEEIDRQLQKAWQMYEKGKYVSMEKISKKVVQESKGINYPKGIAEGYYYIGIAYFMRGKIDKALEYANLAVDFSQKHNNYRWKAYSHTLVGEILRYLGKYDKALYHFKISLQLAEDNKNQKMLPAAYANLGNIYFDRKEYDKAIKYYLKGLEIGKKINIRPSYIALNSYNTGIAHFRLKNWDNAVKYLQEAYKIYIQLGDKKSAVSSAYFIAKSYYLAGDYWKAKQVVEKNTPLAKQVLQYRKFKKLLNKINRKLKENEAV, encoded by the coding sequence ATGGTTTTAAGGATTTTTTTGATTTTACTTACAGTTTCTACAGTTGCTTTTGGTGTTACTAAAGAAGAAATAGACAGGCAACTACAAAAAGCATGGCAGATGTATGAAAAAGGAAAATACGTTTCGATGGAAAAAATTTCCAAGAAAGTTGTTCAGGAATCAAAGGGGATTAATTACCCAAAAGGAATTGCTGAAGGGTATTACTACATCGGAATAGCTTATTTTATGCGGGGAAAAATTGACAAAGCCCTTGAGTATGCAAATCTGGCTGTTGATTTTTCTCAAAAACACAATAATTACAGATGGAAAGCCTATTCGCATACATTGGTTGGGGAAATTCTCAGATATCTTGGAAAGTATGATAAGGCATTGTATCACTTTAAGATATCCCTTCAGCTTGCTGAAGATAATAAAAATCAAAAAATGTTGCCGGCTGCCTATGCAAATCTGGGAAATATCTATTTTGATAGAAAGGAGTATGATAAAGCCATCAAGTATTATCTAAAAGGCCTTGAGATAGGAAAAAAGATAAATATCCGGCCGTCTTATATAGCCTTGAACTCTTACAACACGGGAATTGCGCATTTTAGACTAAAAAATTGGGATAATGCTGTTAAATATTTGCAAGAGGCGTATAAGATTTATATTCAGCTTGGGGACAAAAAATCTGCCGTTTCTTCAGCCTATTTTATTGCAAAAAGTTATTACCTTGCTGGTGATTATTGGAAAGCAAAACAGGTTGTAGAAAAAAATACTCCCCTTGCAAAACAGGTGCTTCAATACAGAAAGTTCAAGAAACTTTTGAATAAAATTAATAGGAAATTAAAAGAAAATGAAGCTGTTTGA
- a CDS encoding nucleotide exchange factor GrpE, whose product MEEKKEEVEVKIEENQEKPQQEEQSQEIQQEEKEEKQLTLEECIEQNKKLEEELNQLKAKLQKTEEAAKRLSVMYQSLQKEFEDYKVRMRKEKEEAKEEGALRVVKGFMEIVDNFEKALESATKTTDINALMKGIQMIHYQLSRFLQEQGIEKIETSQGFNPMEHEAIETVTSEEHQPNEIIKVIQTGYKYRGKTIRPAKVIVAIPPEEREEIT is encoded by the coding sequence ATGGAAGAAAAAAAGGAAGAGGTTGAGGTAAAAATAGAAGAAAATCAGGAAAAGCCTCAGCAGGAAGAACAATCTCAAGAAATTCAGCAGGAAGAAAAGGAAGAAAAACAACTTACCCTTGAAGAATGTATTGAGCAAAACAAAAAATTAGAAGAAGAACTTAATCAACTTAAAGCAAAACTCCAGAAAACAGAAGAGGCAGCAAAGAGATTATCGGTAATGTATCAATCTCTACAAAAAGAATTTGAGGATTATAAAGTCAGAATGAGAAAAGAAAAAGAAGAGGCAAAAGAAGAGGGAGCCTTAAGGGTAGTAAAAGGATTTATGGAAATAGTAGATAACTTTGAAAAAGCCCTTGAAAGTGCAACAAAAACCACTGACATAAATGCCCTGATGAAAGGTATCCAGATGATTCATTATCAGCTTTCCAGATTCCTGCAAGAACAGGGTATAGAAAAAATAGAAACATCACAGGGATTTAACCCTATGGAACATGAAGCAATTGAAACAGTTACTTCTGAAGAACATCAACCAAATGAAATAATAAAAGTGATACAAACAGGCTATAAATACAGAGGAAAAACAATAAGACCTGCAAAGGTTATTGTTGCAATACCACCTGAAGAAAGGGAAGAAATCACATAA
- a CDS encoding NYN domain-containing protein, producing the protein MNNLYKNQRVAIFLDIQNLYYSARDAFNRKVNFESVLHKVLNDRVLIRAIAYLVKLQGVDQKGFINTLKHIGYQVRVKEPKIFKRLDEEGNLWTTVKADWDMGIAMDAISLAEKIDVAVLASGDGDFADLVRYLHTKGVKVEIAAFKQTAAKELVEIADEFIDLTMFGEDIFL; encoded by the coding sequence ATGAACAATCTTTACAAAAACCAGAGAGTAGCAATATTTCTGGATATCCAGAACCTCTATTACTCTGCAAGGGATGCATTTAACCGTAAGGTTAATTTTGAAAGTGTTTTACATAAAGTTTTAAATGACAGAGTCCTGATTAGAGCCATAGCGTATCTTGTAAAACTTCAGGGTGTTGACCAGAAAGGCTTTATTAATACACTTAAACATATAGGTTATCAGGTCAGGGTTAAAGAGCCTAAAATTTTCAAAAGATTAGATGAGGAAGGCAATCTCTGGACTACCGTTAAAGCTGACTGGGATATGGGAATTGCAATGGATGCCATATCATTGGCAGAAAAGATAGATGTGGCAGTGCTTGCAAGTGGTGATGGAGATTTTGCAGACCTTGTTAGATATCTGCATACAAAAGGTGTAAAGGTAGAAATAGCAGCGTTTAAGCAGACAGCAGCCAAAGAACTGGTTGAGATAGCAGATGAATTTATAGACCTTACCATGTTCGGTGAGGATATTTTCCTTTGA
- a CDS encoding type II/IV secretion system protein yields the protein MQRKPLGQLLKELGYITEEQIQVALEVQQVVGGLFGEILQKLSFVSPREVAEAIAYQSGKPYIDLSQYPPSKEALRLIDKNLAKQFQVIPFQVEGNKLYLAMVNPYDLNAIDIVRRVTDKEIEIYVADTETLLKTIEIQYFLLEKPIDEEIKELIERAKAGGLGTEVPRFVELILNNAIIDRATDIHISPEDLASHIFFRIDGIMKHYYAIPKEIHNPIVSRIKVLAGMDIAEQRLPQDGSFSHTFFDEEYDLRVSTVPTAYGENVVIRVLGKNISLFNLKNLGFEENVLKELEKQFMKPQGIVLVTGPTGSGKTTTLYAALRKINALNRNILTVEDPIEYKFPFIKQTQVNEKAGYTFARAIRHFLRQDPDVILIGEIRDEETAEMAMRASITGHLVLSTLHTNDAVSAIPRLIDMKIKDYMVGSGVSAITAQRLVRKICPFCKEEKTIKVSELEEYGFELDSIKKIAKVENPEDEIKIYYGKGCEHCKNTGYLGRTVIAELLIIDPDIADLIVKGATPLKIMEKAREKGMLTIKEDGLIKVLKGVTTPEEVRRVVG from the coding sequence ATGCAGCGTAAACCACTTGGCCAGCTCCTTAAGGAGCTAGGCTATATAACAGAGGAACAAATACAGGTAGCCCTGGAGGTTCAACAGGTTGTAGGAGGGCTTTTTGGGGAAATACTCCAGAAACTCTCCTTTGTATCTCCAAGAGAAGTAGCAGAAGCTATAGCATACCAGTCTGGGAAACCTTACATTGACCTTTCCCAATATCCTCCTTCTAAAGAAGCTCTCAGACTAATAGACAAAAATCTGGCAAAACAGTTTCAGGTTATACCTTTTCAGGTAGAGGGTAATAAATTATATCTTGCAATGGTTAATCCCTATGACTTGAATGCCATTGATATAGTCCGAAGAGTTACAGACAAAGAAATAGAAATCTACGTAGCTGATACAGAAACACTTCTGAAAACCATAGAAATTCAATATTTTTTACTGGAAAAACCGATTGATGAAGAAATAAAAGAGCTTATAGAAAGGGCAAAAGCAGGTGGACTTGGAACGGAAGTCCCACGATTTGTAGAACTTATTTTGAACAATGCTATTATAGACAGGGCAACAGATATCCATATATCCCCTGAAGATTTGGCATCACATATATTTTTCAGAATAGACGGTATTATGAAACATTACTATGCAATTCCTAAAGAGATACATAATCCTATTGTGTCCCGTATAAAAGTTCTTGCAGGAATGGATATTGCAGAACAAAGGCTTCCGCAGGATGGCTCGTTTTCTCATACATTTTTTGATGAAGAATATGACCTCAGGGTATCAACAGTGCCTACTGCCTATGGTGAAAATGTAGTCATAAGAGTTTTAGGTAAAAATATATCCCTGTTTAATCTAAAAAATCTGGGATTTGAGGAAAATGTTCTAAAAGAACTGGAAAAGCAGTTTATGAAACCACAGGGAATAGTCCTTGTTACAGGTCCTACAGGCTCAGGTAAAACAACAACCCTTTATGCTGCCCTCAGAAAAATAAATGCCCTTAATAGAAATATACTTACCGTAGAAGACCCGATAGAATACAAATTCCCATTTATAAAACAAACCCAGGTTAACGAAAAAGCTGGATATACATTTGCCCGTGCCATCAGACACTTCCTCAGACAAGACCCTGACGTCATTCTAATTGGTGAGATTAGAGATGAAGAAACTGCTGAGATGGCAATGAGAGCTTCTATAACAGGTCATCTTGTTCTATCTACACTTCATACAAATGATGCTGTAAGTGCAATTCCCCGTTTAATTGATATGAAAATCAAAGATTATATGGTCGGTTCCGGTGTTTCTGCCATTACGGCACAAAGACTTGTTCGGAAAATCTGTCCATTCTGTAAAGAAGAAAAAACAATAAAAGTTTCAGAGCTTGAGGAGTATGGATTTGAATTAGATTCAATAAAAAAAATAGCAAAAGTAGAAAATCCTGAAGATGAGATAAAAATATACTACGGAAAAGGATGTGAGCACTGTAAAAACACAGGATATTTAGGTAGAACAGTTATCGCAGAGTTATTAATTATTGATCCAGATATAGCCGATTTAATTGTAAAAGGGGCAACACCGCTAAAAATTATGGAAAAGGCCAGAGAAAAAGGAATGTTAACTATTAAAGAAGATGGCCTTATTAAAGTTCTTAAAGGAGTAACTACCCCTGAGGAAGTCAGGAGAGTTGTTGGGTAA
- a CDS encoding patatin-like phospholipase family protein, which yields MKKTYGIALSGGAVRGAAHIGVLKALEEYGIFPSVISGSSAGSIIGCFYAAGYSPAELEEIILDTNILSYLKPAMNLTALFSLEGLEKLIQQYIKVSDIAQLEKELYVCATNLNLGIPEYFAKGNLYEIISASSALPFIFKPVKIGDYVYVDGGIMDNLPVEPLLKKVDFIIGSEVNPLGVEKNFNNPVNILLRSFFLAVRANVEARKKYCNLFLQPPELRQIGLFSTWKIKDAIDIGYKYTKAVLKEYIKQE from the coding sequence ATGAAAAAAACTTACGGCATTGCTTTATCAGGGGGAGCTGTTAGAGGAGCTGCCCATATAGGTGTTTTAAAAGCATTGGAGGAATATGGGATATTTCCTTCAGTAATCTCCGGTTCCAGTGCAGGCTCAATAATCGGGTGTTTTTATGCTGCAGGATATTCTCCGGCAGAATTGGAAGAAATAATTCTAGATACAAACATCCTTAGCTATCTGAAACCTGCCATGAATCTAACAGCTTTATTTTCTCTGGAAGGGTTAGAAAAATTAATTCAGCAATACATTAAGGTTTCTGATATAGCTCAACTTGAAAAAGAGCTTTATGTATGTGCTACCAATCTAAATCTGGGAATTCCTGAGTATTTCGCTAAGGGAAATCTATATGAAATCATTTCTGCTTCCAGTGCTCTGCCCTTTATTTTTAAGCCTGTGAAAATAGGTGATTATGTATATGTGGACGGGGGAATAATGGATAATCTTCCTGTTGAACCGTTGCTAAAAAAAGTGGATTTTATAATAGGTTCTGAGGTTAACCCTCTGGGGGTAGAAAAGAACTTTAATAATCCGGTAAATATTTTACTCAGAAGTTTTTTCCTTGCAGTTAGGGCTAATGTTGAGGCGAGGAAAAAATATTGTAATCTGTTTTTACAACCTCCTGAGCTTAGGCAGATAGGCCTTTTTTCAACATGGAAGATTAAAGATGCTATAGACATAGGTTACAAATATACGAAGGCTGTCTTGAAGGAATATATCAAACAGGAATGA